The proteins below come from a single Mucilaginibacter mali genomic window:
- a CDS encoding IS1182 family transposase, producing MGGKVVFKEYDPDQLTFLPYKLEELVPQGHPVRIVSKVVDQVDVKPINRKYKGGGASSFHPRLMLKLLIYGYLTNTYSSRKLEDQAAQNVHFMWLLGMKKPDHNTINRFRSEKLSGVLKEIFSQIVLLLQQEGIVSLKEAVFTDGTKIESVANKYTFVWGKSIKNSKEKMKAQLDELWSYAQTIAAEELKDTAPLEYSEINPEKVKETISKINAALDDKEDVDKKVRQKLNYAKKHWPENLARYDEQEKLLGGRNSFSKTDPGATFMRMKEDPMLNGQLKPGYNLQISTQEQFILNYSLHQTTTDYQTLPSHIEQYETLYHALPKAVVADAGYGSDENYGVLQQKGIEAYIKYNTFDQEQNKGIKAFGNDSLHYNEQEDYLVCPMGQHMQHIGTGQRVSTSGYVQLISRYQAQNCENCPMRGVCHQAAGNRVVEINHSLRIHKQIAKERLNTEQGIKYRKRRPADVEPVFANLKHNHGFRRFLLKGMSKTEVEIGLLSIAHNLRKWKA from the coding sequence ATGGGAGGAAAAGTAGTCTTTAAGGAATATGATCCTGACCAGTTAACCTTTTTACCGTATAAACTGGAGGAACTGGTACCGCAGGGTCATCCGGTACGTATTGTATCGAAGGTGGTCGATCAGGTAGATGTTAAACCGATTAACCGCAAGTATAAAGGCGGCGGGGCATCCAGCTTTCATCCGCGGCTGATGCTCAAGCTGCTGATCTACGGTTATCTGACCAACACGTATTCTTCACGGAAGTTGGAAGACCAGGCCGCGCAGAATGTACATTTCATGTGGCTTTTAGGCATGAAAAAGCCTGATCACAATACCATCAACCGTTTCCGGAGCGAGAAGCTGTCGGGTGTTTTAAAGGAGATCTTCTCACAGATCGTATTGTTATTACAGCAGGAAGGTATCGTCTCGCTGAAAGAAGCTGTTTTTACCGATGGTACCAAGATCGAATCGGTAGCGAACAAGTACACTTTTGTATGGGGCAAAAGCATTAAGAACAGCAAGGAGAAGATGAAAGCCCAATTGGATGAACTGTGGAGTTATGCGCAAACCATCGCTGCCGAAGAACTTAAAGACACCGCACCGCTGGAATACAGCGAGATCAACCCGGAAAAAGTAAAAGAAACGATCTCAAAGATCAACGCCGCCCTGGACGATAAGGAAGATGTCGATAAGAAAGTAAGGCAGAAGCTGAACTATGCCAAAAAGCACTGGCCGGAGAACCTGGCCCGGTATGACGAGCAGGAAAAGCTGTTAGGCGGTCGCAACAGCTTTTCGAAGACCGACCCGGGTGCCACCTTCATGCGGATGAAAGAAGACCCTATGCTGAACGGGCAGCTTAAACCCGGATACAATCTGCAGATCTCCACCCAGGAGCAGTTCATCTTGAACTATAGCCTGCACCAAACCACAACCGATTACCAGACCCTTCCATCACACATCGAACAATACGAAACTTTATATCATGCACTTCCAAAAGCGGTAGTGGCCGATGCGGGCTACGGTTCGGACGAGAACTATGGCGTATTACAGCAAAAAGGCATTGAAGCTTATATCAAATACAACACGTTCGACCAGGAACAAAATAAAGGCATCAAAGCATTCGGTAATGACAGTTTGCACTATAATGAACAGGAAGATTACCTGGTATGTCCGATGGGACAACACATGCAGCATATCGGCACCGGGCAGCGGGTCTCCACATCCGGCTATGTGCAACTGATCAGCCGCTATCAGGCGCAGAATTGTGAAAACTGCCCCATGCGGGGCGTTTGTCACCAAGCAGCCGGTAACCGCGTGGTGGAGATCAACCACAGCCTTAGAATACACAAGCAGATAGCGAAAGAAAGATTGAATACCGAACAGGGCATCAAATACCGAAAGCGACGGCCCGCAGATGTCGAACCGGTGTTCGCCAACCTGAAGCATAATCACGGCTTCAGGCGATTCCTGCTGAAGGGAATGTCCAAAACCGAGGTCGAAATAGGGTTATTATCCATCGCACATAACCTCAGAAAGTGGAAAGCCTGA